A part of Silvimonas soli genomic DNA contains:
- the purH gene encoding bifunctional phosphoribosylaminoimidazolecarboxamide formyltransferase/IMP cyclohydrolase yields the protein MTTIKRALISVSDKTGVLEFAQALAGFGVQILSTGGTAKLLADNNVPVTEVADYTGFPEMLDGRVKTLHPKIHGGILGRRDLPAHVAKMAEHDIGNIDLVCVNLYPFEATIARPDCTFEDAIENIDIGGPAMVRSAAKNHAHVAIVTDAEDYAPLVAELKAGNGSLSLATRINLAKKAFSHTAAYDGAISNYLTALAANGEKKVWPDRLNLQFAKVQDMRYGENPHQAAAFYRDLDPAAGSLASYHQFQGKELSYNNIADSDAAWEAVKQFEEPACVIVKHANPCGVAVGADTFSAYRLAFATDTTSAFGGIIAFNREVDGDTVQAVAAQFLEVLIAPAYTAEALALLAKKPNVRVLSVPIENGANRFDVKRVGGGLLVQTPDVHALTLADLKVVTKKAPTDAQLKDMLFAWRVAKFVKSNAIVFCGKGQTLGIGAGQMSRVDSTKIAAIKARSAGLELRGSVAASDAFFPFRDGVDVIAENGVAAIIQPGGSVRDEEVIAAADEHGIAMVLTGIRHFRH from the coding sequence ATGACCACCATCAAGCGCGCGCTGATCAGCGTCTCCGACAAAACCGGTGTTCTGGAATTTGCACAAGCCCTGGCGGGCTTTGGCGTTCAGATCCTTTCTACCGGCGGCACAGCCAAACTGCTGGCAGACAACAATGTGCCAGTGACAGAAGTCGCCGATTACACCGGTTTTCCCGAAATGCTGGATGGTCGCGTCAAGACGCTGCATCCCAAGATTCACGGCGGCATTCTGGGTCGTCGTGATCTGCCCGCTCATGTGGCCAAAATGGCTGAACACGACATCGGCAATATCGATCTGGTGTGCGTGAACCTGTACCCGTTCGAAGCGACCATCGCCCGTCCGGATTGCACCTTTGAAGATGCCATCGAAAACATCGACATCGGTGGTCCGGCCATGGTCCGTTCCGCTGCCAAGAACCACGCACACGTGGCGATTGTGACCGACGCCGAAGATTACGCCCCGCTGGTTGCCGAACTGAAAGCCGGTAACGGTAGCTTGAGCCTGGCCACCCGCATCAATCTGGCCAAGAAAGCGTTCAGCCATACCGCGGCCTACGATGGTGCAATCTCCAATTACCTGACCGCGCTGGCCGCCAATGGCGAAAAGAAAGTGTGGCCAGATCGGCTGAACCTGCAATTCGCCAAAGTGCAAGACATGCGTTACGGCGAGAACCCGCACCAAGCGGCTGCCTTCTACCGCGATCTGGACCCGGCTGCCGGTAGCCTGGCGAGTTATCACCAGTTCCAGGGCAAAGAACTTTCGTACAACAACATTGCGGATTCCGATGCAGCGTGGGAAGCCGTCAAGCAGTTTGAAGAGCCGGCATGTGTCATCGTCAAGCACGCCAACCCGTGCGGCGTGGCAGTTGGCGCAGATACTTTCTCGGCCTATCGCCTGGCTTTTGCCACCGACACGACTTCGGCTTTCGGCGGGATCATCGCCTTCAACCGTGAAGTGGACGGCGACACCGTACAAGCTGTTGCAGCTCAGTTCCTGGAAGTATTGATCGCGCCAGCCTATACCGCTGAAGCGCTGGCGTTGTTGGCCAAGAAGCCGAATGTGCGTGTTTTGTCGGTGCCAATCGAAAACGGTGCCAACCGATTTGACGTCAAGCGCGTTGGTGGTGGGTTGCTGGTGCAAACACCGGATGTCCATGCCCTGACCCTGGCTGATCTGAAAGTCGTGACCAAAAAGGCCCCGACTGATGCGCAACTGAAAGACATGCTGTTTGCATGGCGTGTTGCCAAGTTTGTGAAATCCAACGCGATTGTGTTCTGCGGCAAGGGCCAGACACTGGGTATTGGCGCAGGTCAGATGAGCCGTGTGGATTCGACCAAAATCGCTGCCATCAAGGCACGCAGCGCCGGTCTGGAACTGCGTGGTTCGGTGGCCGCGTCTGATGCGTTCTTCCCGTTCCGTGATGGCGTTGATGTCATTGCCGAAAACGGCGTGGCCGCGATCATCCAGCCGGGCGGTTCGGTGCGTGACGAAGAAGTCATCGCCGCCGCAGATGAGCATGGCATTGCAATGGTGCTCACCGGCATCCGTCATTTCCGCCATTAA
- the fis gene encoding DNA-binding transcriptional regulator Fis, with product MNQPATCVITQDEDPIAESIRASLAQYFEDLDGEAPCALYDMVLARVEKPLLELVLTHVAGNQTRAAEVLGINRNTLRKKLQTYDML from the coding sequence ATGAACCAGCCAGCAACTTGCGTAATTACGCAGGATGAAGATCCCATCGCCGAGTCGATCAGGGCCTCGCTTGCACAATATTTTGAGGATCTGGACGGTGAGGCGCCGTGCGCGTTGTACGACATGGTGCTCGCCCGCGTGGAAAAACCCTTGCTGGAGCTGGTGCTGACCCACGTTGCCGGAAACCAGACTCGTGCCGCCGAGGTGCTGGGGATCAATCGCAATACGCTGCGCAAAAAATTACAGACGTACGACATGCTTTAA
- the dusB gene encoding tRNA dihydrouridine synthase DusB, with translation MQIGPFSLQNNLFVAPMAGVTDRPFRQLCRHFGAGYAVSEMITANNALWSNEKTRRRMDHAGEPGPIAVQIAGSDPAMMAQAAKLNVELGAQIIDINMGCPAKKVCNKLAGSALLKDEALVGEILDAVVAAVDVPVTLKTRLGFCNGEENVLRVAERAQSAGIAALALHGRTREDMYNGAARYELIREVKHMLRIPVIANGDIDTPQKAKAVLEATGADAIMIGRAAQGRPWMFREIAHYLATGDMLPPPQVVEIRSVLLQHLDELYTFYGEYSGCRIARKHIAWYTKGLHDGNAFRQAMYQLDSTSAQHAAVQHYFDGLASLGERLIYEVAVSDQDGKDDLQAA, from the coding sequence ATGCAGATCGGCCCTTTTTCCTTACAAAACAATCTGTTCGTTGCGCCCATGGCGGGGGTGACGGATCGGCCATTTCGCCAGTTATGTCGCCATTTCGGGGCCGGTTATGCCGTGTCCGAGATGATTACGGCCAATAACGCGCTGTGGAGTAACGAAAAAACCCGCCGCCGGATGGATCATGCGGGCGAACCTGGTCCTATTGCCGTGCAGATTGCAGGTTCTGATCCGGCCATGATGGCGCAGGCGGCCAAATTAAACGTAGAACTGGGCGCGCAGATTATCGATATCAACATGGGCTGCCCGGCCAAGAAGGTATGCAACAAACTGGCGGGTTCGGCTCTGTTGAAAGACGAAGCGCTGGTGGGCGAGATTCTGGACGCGGTGGTTGCTGCGGTAGATGTGCCGGTGACGCTGAAAACCCGGTTGGGTTTTTGCAACGGTGAAGAGAATGTTTTACGCGTGGCCGAGCGGGCGCAATCGGCTGGTATTGCGGCCTTGGCGTTGCATGGCCGCACGCGGGAAGACATGTACAACGGCGCAGCCCGCTATGAGCTGATCCGTGAAGTGAAGCACATGCTGCGCATACCGGTGATTGCCAATGGCGACATCGATACGCCACAAAAGGCGAAAGCCGTACTTGAGGCCACCGGGGCCGATGCCATCATGATCGGCCGGGCCGCGCAGGGGCGGCCGTGGATGTTCCGCGAAATTGCACATTATCTGGCGACCGGCGACATGTTGCCGCCGCCGCAGGTTGTTGAAATTCGTAGTGTTTTATTACAACACCTTGACGAGCTTTACACGTTTTATGGTGAGTATTCCGGTTGCCGCATTGCCCGCAAGCATATCGCCTGGTATACCAAGGGTTTGCACGACGGCAACGCGTTTCGGCAAGCCATGTACCAACTGGATTCGACCAGCGCACAGCATGCTGCCGTACAGCACTATTTTGATGGTTTGGCTTCACTGGGCGAGCGCCTGATTTATGAGGTGGCCGTATCAGATCAGGATGGCAAGGACGATTTGCAGGCAGCATGA